DNA sequence from the Antedon mediterranea chromosome 7, ecAntMedi1.1, whole genome shotgun sequence genome:
GGCTAAATTTCAGATACCAAACCATTGTGTGTCAATACAAGAGTTCTTAAACTAAACAATTCAGTTTTTTTGCGATGCAATAGGATTAAaagttcttaagctctgtctacactatcaaactagtttcacaaaaaaagtgtgatgtgcccaaatatggtagtgatatgacatcatcatgtccatatatgggcaaattacattttttttttgtcacataaaatttgatagtgtagaaagagcctTATAAACTTAAAACatgttaatgttaaaaataagcaTTTATTCACAACGGTATGACTCTCTTgacacaaataaaaaacaacaaaattaatttttcaaattgcataaattttttttttatgttcccATAGTTatcaaacaataatatttaatccataaatttatttttaaagtccctgataaattatattttcacattcTATATTGTCCTCAGGATTTtctaattgaaaataaatgtgtttattatcATCTGTTGTGTTGAGTCCttcatatatttcattttctttctcTATATACCCATCTTTTATTGTCTTATTGTTCACCTTTTCCCCTCCTATATAGATTTCATTTTCAACTTCTTCATAATCGCCTTGAAAACCACTTAATTTTACAGTTGCATAATCGTAGATATGTTCTTTTGGGTCAcattttttagtttcatttataatttctgctttatatttatgttttttccgcaaataataaacaataatcatcacaaatataattacaatacaGATCAGTAAAGTCATTGCAATTAGCAAACTGGAGACACTGTTATTTATTTCGTCTTGACTGCTTTCAAATGTAAGATTTAAAGTTTGTGTTTCTTTTCCCAAGATATTGTCTGCCTCACATTTTATACTAACATTTGAATAAAACGTGATGTCTTTAGTCAACTTTAAAATATCCTTTGAAATGATATACTTGTCTTTGGAAATATTAGGCTCCAGTAGCCAGCGTGTTTCATTAACAGGTGGTCTAGCCTCTGTGATACAGATGTATTCCAGTGGTGATATTTGTGTGATGTTAACCTCTGGTTTGTAGTTGACAGTGATTGGTCCTACTGAACAGTGTCTTACGATATTTGTCCCTTTTCTTTTTGATTCGCAAATAAACTTTGCATTGTGGTCCGCTTTTGTTATGATCATTGTGTGTATAATGTAGAATCCATCAAATTTGGTCGTTGGCAATACTTTATCATTTGCATATTTCCAGGTGGTGATAACATTAGGGTCAGAATCATTGTGACACCCTAGTACCAGTGTTTCTCCTGTCACATACTCGTTATTTCCAGACACGCAAACAGGATTCATAAAGGACCACTGCTGTATCAATACATTTGTAGACGCcgttaaaatgataattttattaGGTTCAAGAACTGAACACTGATAGGTAGTTGTAATAACTTTCGAACTTCCGAATTGTAATGAACGAATATCTGGTATTTTTATGGAAAGTGTAAAGTTCATGCCTTCACCAACTATTGAGAAAAACTCGGCGAAATGTTTTTTAACTTTTCGGTTATTTGAGATCTTCTCTGTTGCTCCAAAACTTGGTTTTCTCTTCCATTCTACGGTATGGTTTGGATTGAGATTCTTGAACGTACACGGCAGTAAAACGGTTTGTTCTGCCAAAGCTGTTATCTCATTCGGAGGTCTTCTAACAAATTCAACGTCTACAGCAAAGGATAGTGATAGTACACTCAAAACAATTAATGTATACATTATGTGTCTGGTGAAAATATTGAAAACGTTTGACAATATGTTCCAAAGCATTGACAAAACATCAGTAAAACAATGTTGTTAGTCAGCACTTTACAGTTCACTTGATTGAATTCAGTCCTTTTTCAAAATTACACACTTACATTTTTCCAATAAAACTTGGTCAAACTTCTGTTTTTGATAGAGTAGCACCAGTGTTTCTTATTTTCAATGATCTAGGCCTAGTCAGATTGCAAAGTAGCCTGCCAGACAGATGACTTGTAGGGTGTTAACATCATAAttcttgttaaaataaaactaagaCTGTATCTTCATTGTTGTAGACAACACAGGGATGTCTTTGTACAAGTTAACATCCTTTAATTTTTTATTCCCGATACAGATACAATTTACGTCAAATGATTATCGTTTGGGAAGTGATTTAAATTGTTTCATTCATTTGGGAATAGTGTAAAAAgaagacaataatatattaacaCAGTTTGTTGCAATATAAGTCTGAACTTAAATCCAAGTCAGTTGGGAATTCTAAAATTATGTAGTTGTCTGTGTTCACGAGGTCAAAGATAAAAGTCATATCCAGtggtatatttatattataatttgatctttgatatacaatttaaatgATCTGATTTAAAAACCATGCAAAAAATAGAAAGGTTATGCATCATGTCCAGCAGTAAACTATGTTTTATGTTGGCTATTAATTCAtatctaaatatttaaaaagtagtTTACTAGCATCTAAAACTTAATTGTTAGAATGCAAAACCATTGCATAATGAGTCTTTATAACAATTTGCATCTATATTCTTGACtttttaagtaatattttaagTATGCTGCAATATGTATAAATACTAGTTTTATAACTATGTATAAATACTAGTTTATGACTATTTCTACTAGTTTATAACTATGTTATACTAGTTTATAACTATTTCCACTAGTTTATAACTATGTTATACTAGTTTATAGCTATTCTAACTATTTTATACTAGTTTTTAACTATGTTATACTAGTTTATAACTATTTCTACTAGTTTATAACTATGTTATACTAGTTTATAACTATTATAACTATTTTATACTGgtttataattatgttatactAGTTTATAACTATGTTATATTAGTTTATATCTATGTATACTAGTTTGTAACTATGTTATACTAGTTTATAACTATTTCTACTAGTTTATAACTATGTTATACTAGTTTATAACTATTATAACTATTTTATACTAGTTTGTAACTATGTTATACTAGTTTATAACTATTTCTACTAGTTTATAACTAT
Encoded proteins:
- the LOC140054776 gene encoding uncharacterized protein, with protein sequence MNFTLSIKIPDIRSLQFGSSKVITTTYQCSVLEPNKIIILTASTNVLIQQWSFMNPVCVSGNNEYVTGETLVLGCHNDSDPNVITTWKYANDKVLPTTKFDGFYIIHTMIITKADHNAKFICESKRKGTNIVRHCSVGPITVNYKPEVNITQISPLEYICITEARPPVNETRWLLEPNISKDKYIISKDILKLTKDITFYSNVSIKCEADNILGKETQTLNLTFESSQDEINNSVSSLLIAMTLLICIVIIFVMIIVYYLRKKHKYKAEIINETKKCDPKEHIYDYATVKLSGFQGDYEEVENEIYIGGEKVNNKTIKDGYIEKENEIYEGLNTTDDNKHIYFQLENPEDNIECENIIYQGL